The Edaphobacter flagellatus sequence TGCAGGAAGAATTTGGCGAACACGAGTATGGCCGCGTGGATATGCATATCTCGGAGGAGCTAAAGCAGTCGGCGATTGCGCGTGCGAAGGCAGGAGTCGAGGAGTTTGCAGGAATGAAGGTGCTGCGGGTGGAGACGATGGACGGTATCAAGTTCTTTCTCGATAACCCGGAAGCGAAGACGAAGAAGAATGCTGCTGAGACGTGGCTGCTGCTGCGGGCCTCGGGGACCGAGCCGCTGTTACGGGTGTACTGCGAGAGCTGCTCGAAGGAGTCGGTGGAGAAGGTACTGAAGGCGGCGACGGATTTTGTGAACAAGGGGAAGGCTTGAGCGAGAAGGTTCGGGTGGTGGAGACGCAGGGGCTGCTGTTCGATATGGACGGCGTGCTGATCAGCTCAATCGGTTCGGTACGGAGGAGCTGGCGGAAGTGGGCGAAGATGTATGGCGTTCCGGATGCGGAGAACTACGAGGTTCCGCATGGGATGCGCGCGATTGAGATTGTGAAGAGCCTGCGGCCGGATATTGACGCGGAGGAAGGGCTGCGTGTCATTGAGCAGATCGAGATCGATGACACGGAGGATCTGAAGGTGCTGCCCGGAGTGAAGGCACTGCTGGAGAGTCTTCCGATGGACAGATGGGCGATTGTGACTTCGGCGACGAAGAGGCTGACCATCGAGCGGCTGAAGGTGGCGGGGCTCCCGCTGCCGGAGAAATTGATTACGGCGGATATGGTGGAGCGGGGCAAGCCTGATCCTGAACCATACAGACGTGGGGCGGCGTTGCTGGGATTGAGCAATGCGGAGTGTGTCGTAGTGGAGGATGCTCCGTCGGGCGTTGGCGCGGGGAAGGCGGCGGGATCACGTGTGCTGGGGGTTGTAGGTACGCACTCGTTGGAGGAGTTGCATCAGGCTGACTGGGTGGTGGGGTCGCTTGATGGGGTGAGTGTGACAGCTGTGGATGGTGGGTTGGAGTTACGGTTTACTGCTCTGCGGTGAGTTAGCTTCCAGCCCGCGATCGTGGCGGGGATGAAAATGCGGAGGTTCCTAGGCTCCGCTGCGCTCGCTCGGAATGACATTTCTTTTGTGGAAAGTTGATTTGCTAGCGTGGCTGGTTGAGCAGGATGGATTCGACGAGCTTGAGGTCTTCTTCAGTATCGACGCCGATGGTGTCGTGGTCGGTGGGTTCGACGTAGACGGTGATGTTGTTTTCGAGGAAGCGGAGCTGTTCGAGGCGCTCGGTGTGTTCGAGCGTGCTGTGCGGAAGCGTAGGGAAGCGCTGGAGGGCAGCTTTTTTGTAGGCGTAGAGGCCGATGTGTTTCCAGTACTGTGCCGGGCCGCCGTCGCGGTTGTAGGGGATGGTGGAGCGGGAAAAGTAGAGGGCTCGGCCGTCTGCGGCGGTGACTACCTTTACGGCGTTAGGGTTGTGGATGTTCACCTGCGTGCAGGCAACTTTGAGGGTGGAGACTTCGACGGCGGTGTTTGCAAACGGACGAAGAAGCGCTGTGAGATGCTCGGGCTTTAGGAGAGGCTCATCGCCCTGGATGTTGACGTAGATGTCGGCGTCGATGAGCTGAGAGACGGCGTGGACGCGATCGGTTCCGCTGGCTAGGTCGGATGAGGTGAGCTGGACGGGCCAGTGGTTGGCCTGGCAGACCTCGGCGATTTCCTGGGAGTCGGTGGCGATGATGAGGGAGTCAAGCTGTGGGCAGGCTCGTGCGGCCTCGTAGACCCAGGCGAGCATGGGGCGTCCGGCGATGTTGCGGAGGACCTTGCGGGGCAGACGGGTGGAGGCGAGTCGTGCAGGGATGACGCCGAGGGTGGTTGGCCGTTGCGTTTGGATGGCTTGCTGCTCCTAAAGGAAGTTCGGAAGAAGTTGGTCTGCCGGGCTTTGCCGGGTACGTGGAATCAAGTATGATTAGAGATAGCCGTGCTTGAGTGGTTCTCTTTCCGATTGAGCCACAAGATCTTTCTGATCAGGCATGGTCCTCACACATCGGCGGTGTAGCTCAGATGGTTAGAGCGACGGACTCATAACCCGTAGGTCGGCAGTTCGATTCTGCCCGCCGCCACCAAAATGTTGTAGTTTCTGCCTGTATCGCAAGTCTTCCTACGAAGAGTATCATTTTGCCAGCGGTGTTCGTCTAACCGCTATTGGGCATGCCGTGGGGTGTGTCTGGGAGAGTTTTGTTTCTATGCCGAAGATTACCAAGATTCTGCTTCTCGCGGTTTCCGTTGTTCTGGTTCTGGCTGTGTTCCTTGGGGTGAACTCCAGCGGGGTAAGCGCTGCCAGTGAGCCTCAGGAGGGTGCGTACCGGCAGATCAATGTGTATAGCGAGGTGCTGCGGCATATTCAGACGGACTACGTGGAAGAGCCGAATATCAATCTGGTGACGAATGGCGCGTTGCGCGGTCTGCTGGAGTCGCTCGATGCCGATTCGAGCTACCTGACACCGGAAGACTATAAGGCTTATAAGGCCGATAAGGGTGGCAAGGCGCAGGTGGGGCTGAACGTTTCGAAGCGCTTTGGCTATGCGACGGTGGTTTCGGTGGTTCCGGGAAGCCCGGCAGATAAAGCGAATCTGAATGATGGCGACATCATTGAGGCGATCGGTACGCAGGATACGCGGGACATGTCGCTGGCAGTGATTCGGTTGATGCTCGAGGGCGATGCGGGCAGCGAGCTTTCGGTTTCGGTGGTGCGTCCGCGCAAGGCGGCTCCGGAGAAAGTGACGATGACGCGTGTGCTGCCGATGCCGCAGCCGGTTGGCGAGACGATGTACGAGAACTCGTCGATCCTGTATCTGAAGCCGGGTGTGCTGGATCATGACCACGTACAGCAGGTAGAGGCCAAGCTGAAGGCAATGCCGAAGGCGGGCAATAAAAAGATTCTGCTGGACCTTCGCGATGTTGCTGCAGGCGACATGCAGGAGGCGATGCGGCTGGCGAACATGCTGTTGAAGTCGGGAACAATTGCAACGCTGGAGGGCCAGAAGGTCGCCAAGCAGACGTTTGCTGCTGATCCTTCAAAGGCAATCAATACAACCTCGCCTGTGGTTGTACTGGTGAATCGCGGAACGGCAGGGCCGGGCGAAATTGTTGCTGCTGCACTGCTGGATAACAAGCGCGCGGACCTGGTGGGTGAGAAGACCTTTGGCGAAGGATCGCAGCAGAAGACCTTCGAGTTGGCCGATGGCGCGGCGCTGATCCTGTCGGTGGCAAAGTATGAGTCGCCCTCGGGCAAGAAGCTTGAGGATGAAGGTGTGACGCCGGGAGTTCTGGTGGCTTCGAATATCGATGACGGTAGCGCGGATGACGAAGCCGGGGACGACACGATGTCGACGAAAGAACATGAAGCGGCTGCAACTCCCAAGAAACCGGCTGTTGCTGTCGATGACCAGCTCACGAAGGCTCTCGACCTGTTGAAGAGCAAGGCCGCTTAGGTTTCCGGTTCAACCTGCTGTTTTGCACTGCCTTTTTCTCTGCCCGGTCATGCTAAGGTGAAGGGCAGTGCCGAGCCTTTTCAGACGCGAAGACGACTCCCCGATGGTTGAAGACGAGCCGAAATGGCAACGCCTAGTACGGCGTATCATCGAGGGCCCGGAGTATCCCAGCAGACGCATTGCGCGCAAGTTTACGTTCTACTCGCTGCTTGTATTGTCGGCGGTGTTTGGCGCGATGTGTGGGCTGATGCTGGTGTATTCGATCGACCTGCCACAGATCGATGACCTGACGCGCTACAGGCCGAATACGACGACCGAGCTGCTGGATGTGCATGGGAGGGTTTTCGGCTCATTTGCGCTGGAGCGCAGAGTGGTTGTGCCCTATTCGGATTTTCCTCCGGTGCTGAAGCAGGCGATTGTATCGATCGAAGACAAGAGCTTCGACAGCAACTGGGGCGTGAATCTGTTTCGCGCGATCGGAGCAGCGTATCGCGACCTGCATGACAAGGCGCGGACGCAGGGTTCGTCGACGATTACGATGCAGCTGGCGCGCAATCTTTTTCTTTCGAACGAAAAGACCTTTGGGCGCAAGTTTCAGGAGGTCATCCTCTCCATGCAGATTGAGAGGCGGTTTACAAAGGACCAGATCTTCGAGCTGTATGCAAATCAGATTTATCTGGGGCGTGGAACATATGGATTCGAGGCTGGGGCGGAGTACTACTTCAGCAAGCATGTGAAGGACCTGACGCTGCCCGAAGCTGCGCTGCTGGCGGGATTGCCGAAGGGGCCGGAGTATTATTCGCCGGTGCGTCATCCTGATCGTGCGTTAAAGCGCAGGAATCTTGTGCTGAATGAGATGATGCAGGACCGCAAGATTACGCGTGCGCAGGCAGACGCGGCGAAGGGCGCTCCTTTGGGGCTGCATATTGTGCCTCCGGCAAACAGTGAGGCACCGTACTTTGTTGAAGAGGTGCGACGGCAGCTTGAGAAGCAGTATGGCGTGGAGGAGGTCCACGGAGCGGGATTGAAGGTGTATACGACGCTCGACCTGGATCTGCAGCGTGTAGCGAACAAGGCGGTGCTGGACGGTGCGGCTGCATATGAGCGCCGTCATGGATGGAAGGCGCGTCTGCAGAATATTGTTCTTGCCGGGCAGGACGTCGATAGTTACACGCATCCGGATTGGGTGCAGCCGGTTGTGCCGGGCGCGTATGTTCATGGTGTTGTCACTGCTGTCGAAGCGAAGAAGGTTTCCGTGACGCTGGGCTCGCAGCAGGTGGTGCTGAGCCCCGATGACTGGAAGTGGACGCAGAATACGGATGGCGACAGCTTTCTTCGCAACGGCGATGTGGTGTATGTGAAGATTCGCGAGAAGGCCGTGGATGGAACGTGGAAGGCTTCGCTGGAGCAGGACTCCGGGGCGCAGGCTTCGCTGATGGCCGTCGATAATGCGAGTGGCGAGGTGTTGGCGATGGTCGGCGGGCGCGATTTTGCGCTGTCGCAGTTCAACCGCGCGACGCAGGCACAACGGCAGGTAGGCTCGTCGTTCAAGCCGTATGTGTACACGACGGCGGTTGAGGATGGAGCGAAGCCTTCAGACATCATCGTGGATGGGCCGACGACGTTTCCTACGCCGAATGGTCCGTACACGCCACATAACTACGAGGGCGATTACAGGGGTGCGATGACGTTGCTGTATGCCTTTGCCGATTCGAGGAATATTCCGGCATTGAAGCTAGCGGCGCATGAGGGGATTCGCAAGGTGATCGACACGGCGCACCGGTTTGGGATTACGAGCAACATTCCTCCGTTCCTGCCGGTGGCGATTGGTTCAGCCGACATCACGTTGTACGAGCAGGTGGGTGCATATAGTGTGTTTCCGAACGACGGCATACGGATTGAGCCTCACTATATTCGCAAGGTGGCACAGGCCGATGGGTTGCCCCTGGATGAAACGCCTCCTGATGTGCGCGAGGTGATTTCGGTGGATACGGCTCGCACGATGATGGAGCTGCTGCAGGCCGTTGTGCGGATGGGAACCGCGGCAAGAGCATCTGAGCTGAAGCATCCGCTGGGCGGCAAGACTGGCACGACGAACGATTATACGGATGCGTGGTTTATCGGCTTCTCGCCATCGGTGACCTGCGGGACGTGGATCGGTTATGACGATCGTGAGTCGCTGGGTGAGAAGGAGACGGGAGCGCGCGCGGCGCTGCCGATATGGATGGATTTTATGCGCGCGGCGATTGCGAATAAGCCGGATGAGACGTTCCCCACGGCGAATGCCCCGAAGAAACAGCTTGATGTGCCGGTGTCGAAGGCGGCAGCGCAGGTGGCTAAGCCAGAGTCGAAGGATGACGATGACGACGATTCGAATGCGCCGGACACTGCACCGAAGCCTGCGGTTCCGTCAACGACTCCAAAGGCTACAGCGCCTGTAACACCAGATGCGAAAAAGACTATTCCGCTTCCGGCTGCGACTAAGCCGGTGTCTCCTTCGAAGCCAGCAAGCGACACAAACTGAAGTAGCGCAGAGCGCGACGAACGTCCCGACCAATCTGTTCGCGGAGCGCCTCGGGTGAGGGCCAGCGGATTTCATCGCGGAGGCGGTGGAGAAAAGCGAGTGAGATCGGCGTGTCCTGGTGAAGGTCGATGGGATGGAAGTTGAGCAGGTAGGATTCGATGGTGAAGGAATCTTCGCCGAAGGTGGGGCGATTGCCGACGTTGGTGACGGCCTCGAAGGTTTCGCCGGCAACCGTTAGCGTCGTGATGTAGACGCCGATGGCGGGAATCAGCTCGGAGTATGGTGCGAGGTTGATGGTGGGTACGGTGTAGCGTGTGCCATAACCGCGGCCAGAGGCTGGTGTGCTGTCGATGGTGAACGGGCGTCCGAGCAGTGCGCGGGCGCGGCTGATGTTGCCTTGCGCGATGAGTTGGCGGATAGCACTGGATGAGACGGCGAGGCCATGCGTGGCGCGGGGTGTGTAGACCGAGACGCGGAAGCCGAGCTCGCGGCCGAGGGCTTCAAGTGAATCGATGCCGGCCTGGGCCTGATAGCCGAAGCGGAAGTTCTCACCCTCGTGCAGCTCGGTGATGTGAAGTTTGTCGTGGAGTACTTGAGCTGCGAAGTCATGCGCGGACATCTGCGAGAGCGTCGGAGTGAAGGGAAGGACGAGCGTGGCGTCGATTCCTGTTGCGGCCAGAAGAGAGAGCTTTTGCTCGAGCGGAGTGATGAGAGGACGCGTCGTTTGAGGGCGGAGGATGCGCGCTGGATGCGGATCAAACGTGATGGCGAGCGACTGCGCCTTCAGCGCCTGAGCGCGCTGGATGACTTCGCCGATGACCCATTGATGGCCACGATGCACTCCGTCGAAGTTGCCAATTGTGGCTACGGTGGGGGCGAAGTTGGAGGGAATCTCGGAGAGTGAGCGGTAGATCTTCATGCGTGTCTGGGGTGCGTTGGCGATTAGCTCCATCAGGCGATATCGAAGGTTAGCT is a genomic window containing:
- a CDS encoding HAD-IA family hydrolase translates to MSEKVRVVETQGLLFDMDGVLISSIGSVRRSWRKWAKMYGVPDAENYEVPHGMRAIEIVKSLRPDIDAEEGLRVIEQIEIDDTEDLKVLPGVKALLESLPMDRWAIVTSATKRLTIERLKVAGLPLPEKLITADMVERGKPDPEPYRRGAALLGLSNAECVVVEDAPSGVGAGKAAGSRVLGVVGTHSLEELHQADWVVGSLDGVSVTAVDGGLELRFTALR
- the kdsB gene encoding 3-deoxy-manno-octulosonate cytidylyltransferase, yielding MQTQRPTTLGVIPARLASTRLPRKVLRNIAGRPMLAWVYEAARACPQLDSLIIATDSQEIAEVCQANHWPVQLTSSDLASGTDRVHAVSQLIDADIYVNIQGDEPLLKPEHLTALLRPFANTAVEVSTLKVACTQVNIHNPNAVKVVTAADGRALYFSRSTIPYNRDGGPAQYWKHIGLYAYKKAALQRFPTLPHSTLEHTERLEQLRFLENNITVYVEPTDHDTIGVDTEEDLKLVESILLNQPR
- a CDS encoding S41 family peptidase — protein: MPKITKILLLAVSVVLVLAVFLGVNSSGVSAASEPQEGAYRQINVYSEVLRHIQTDYVEEPNINLVTNGALRGLLESLDADSSYLTPEDYKAYKADKGGKAQVGLNVSKRFGYATVVSVVPGSPADKANLNDGDIIEAIGTQDTRDMSLAVIRLMLEGDAGSELSVSVVRPRKAAPEKVTMTRVLPMPQPVGETMYENSSILYLKPGVLDHDHVQQVEAKLKAMPKAGNKKILLDLRDVAAGDMQEAMRLANMLLKSGTIATLEGQKVAKQTFAADPSKAINTTSPVVVLVNRGTAGPGEIVAAALLDNKRADLVGEKTFGEGSQQKTFELADGAALILSVAKYESPSGKKLEDEGVTPGVLVASNIDDGSADDEAGDDTMSTKEHEAAATPKKPAVAVDDQLTKALDLLKSKAA
- a CDS encoding penicillin-binding protein 1A, coding for MVEDEPKWQRLVRRIIEGPEYPSRRIARKFTFYSLLVLSAVFGAMCGLMLVYSIDLPQIDDLTRYRPNTTTELLDVHGRVFGSFALERRVVVPYSDFPPVLKQAIVSIEDKSFDSNWGVNLFRAIGAAYRDLHDKARTQGSSTITMQLARNLFLSNEKTFGRKFQEVILSMQIERRFTKDQIFELYANQIYLGRGTYGFEAGAEYYFSKHVKDLTLPEAALLAGLPKGPEYYSPVRHPDRALKRRNLVLNEMMQDRKITRAQADAAKGAPLGLHIVPPANSEAPYFVEEVRRQLEKQYGVEEVHGAGLKVYTTLDLDLQRVANKAVLDGAAAYERRHGWKARLQNIVLAGQDVDSYTHPDWVQPVVPGAYVHGVVTAVEAKKVSVTLGSQQVVLSPDDWKWTQNTDGDSFLRNGDVVYVKIREKAVDGTWKASLEQDSGAQASLMAVDNASGEVLAMVGGRDFALSQFNRATQAQRQVGSSFKPYVYTTAVEDGAKPSDIIVDGPTTFPTPNGPYTPHNYEGDYRGAMTLLYAFADSRNIPALKLAAHEGIRKVIDTAHRFGITSNIPPFLPVAIGSADITLYEQVGAYSVFPNDGIRIEPHYIRKVAQADGLPLDETPPDVREVISVDTARTMMELLQAVVRMGTAARASELKHPLGGKTGTTNDYTDAWFIGFSPSVTCGTWIGYDDRESLGEKETGARAALPIWMDFMRAAIANKPDETFPTANAPKKQLDVPVSKAAAQVAKPESKDDDDDDSNAPDTAPKPAVPSTTPKATAPVTPDAKKTIPLPAATKPVSPSKPASDTN
- a CDS encoding bifunctional riboflavin kinase/FAD synthetase translates to MELIANAPQTRMKIYRSLSEIPSNFAPTVATIGNFDGVHRGHQWVIGEVIQRAQALKAQSLAITFDPHPARILRPQTTRPLITPLEQKLSLLAATGIDATLVLPFTPTLSQMSAHDFAAQVLHDKLHITELHEGENFRFGYQAQAGIDSLEALGRELGFRVSVYTPRATHGLAVSSSAIRQLIAQGNISRARALLGRPFTIDSTPASGRGYGTRYTVPTINLAPYSELIPAIGVYITTLTVAGETFEAVTNVGNRPTFGEDSFTIESYLLNFHPIDLHQDTPISLAFLHRLRDEIRWPSPEALREQIGRDVRRALRYFSLCRLLASKETPA